The following proteins are co-located in the Myxococcus fulvus genome:
- a CDS encoding MotA/TolQ/ExbB proton channel family protein gives MQFTLIDIWHHTGTFARMIIFTLAIMSVASLVVMAERMIVFRKTRSDSRNFAAKMGAILAKGDLTTAANTNLGKDVGHLGRVINSGLTAYRISPNNKDVAVESVARALERQAQREVQSMKRGLGLLATVGSTAPFVGLLGTTMGIVNAFQLMAAAGSGGLGTISAGIAEALITTAFGLLVAIPAVMAYNFLQGWVDARAVDISESSNEFLDVVARHLGGGAHSSHAA, from the coding sequence ATGCAATTCACTCTCATCGATATCTGGCACCACACGGGCACCTTCGCCCGTATGATCATCTTCACCCTGGCCATCATGTCGGTGGCGTCGCTGGTCGTGATGGCGGAGCGGATGATCGTCTTCCGCAAGACCCGGTCCGACAGCCGCAACTTCGCCGCCAAGATGGGTGCCATCCTGGCGAAGGGCGACCTGACCACCGCGGCCAACACGAACCTGGGCAAGGACGTGGGCCACCTGGGTCGGGTGATCAACTCCGGCCTGACCGCCTACCGCATCAGCCCCAACAACAAGGACGTGGCGGTGGAGTCCGTGGCCCGCGCGCTCGAGCGTCAGGCGCAGCGTGAGGTGCAGAGCATGAAGCGCGGCCTGGGCCTGCTGGCCACGGTCGGTTCGACGGCCCCCTTCGTCGGTCTGCTCGGCACGACGATGGGTATCGTCAACGCCTTCCAGCTCATGGCGGCGGCCGGCTCCGGCGGTCTGGGCACCATCTCGGCCGGTATCGCCGAGGCGCTCATCACCACGGCCTTCGGTCTGCTCGTGGCGATCCCCGCCGTGATGGCCTACAACTTCCTGCAGGGCTGGGTGGATGCTCGCGCGGTGGACATCAGCGAGTCCTCCAACGAGTTCCTCGACGTGGTCGCCCGGCACCTGGGCGGCGGCGCGCACTCCTCGCACGCGGCCTGA
- a CDS encoding energy transducer TonB has translation MFDSVLDRGQAPKARFGVGTTISVILHVALFVVAYVLSTRPPVEEEKEIEVTLKATMAPPPPPPPPPPPAATSKPKTTPKKPKKPDTIVQPKEIPKEVPKEVEPTEQPEEAAEEPSEEAVEGGVEGGVAGGVVGGVVGGVIGGVVGGQLGGTGTEVLPFGAGMTRPEKVSGPQPEYTREALESRVQGTMIVKCVITVEGRVERCRIIKPLPHMEQAVMDALTSSRYKPVTFQGRPVQVDYTFTLNLKLPR, from the coding sequence ATGTTTGATTCAGTCCTTGACCGCGGTCAGGCGCCCAAAGCGCGGTTCGGTGTGGGAACCACCATCTCGGTGATCCTGCACGTGGCACTGTTCGTGGTGGCCTACGTTCTTTCGACGAGGCCGCCGGTCGAGGAGGAGAAGGAGATCGAGGTGACGCTGAAGGCCACCATGGCCCCGCCGCCTCCTCCGCCGCCGCCCCCTCCCCCGGCGGCGACCTCCAAGCCGAAGACGACCCCGAAGAAGCCCAAGAAGCCCGACACCATCGTCCAGCCCAAGGAGATCCCGAAAGAGGTCCCCAAGGAGGTCGAGCCGACCGAGCAGCCCGAAGAGGCCGCCGAGGAGCCCTCTGAAGAGGCGGTCGAGGGCGGCGTCGAGGGTGGTGTCGCCGGTGGTGTCGTGGGCGGCGTCGTCGGTGGTGTGATCGGCGGCGTGGTCGGTGGGCAGCTGGGTGGGACGGGGACGGAAGTGCTGCCGTTCGGTGCGGGCATGACCCGTCCGGAGAAGGTCTCGGGCCCGCAGCCCGAGTACACCCGCGAGGCGCTCGAGTCTCGCGTGCAGGGCACGATGATCGTCAAGTGCGTCATCACCGTGGAAGGCCGTGTGGAGCGCTGCCGAATCATCAAGCCCCTGCCCCACATGGAACAGGCCGTCATGGACGCCCTGACGTCGTCACGTTACAAGCCCGTCACGTTCCAGGGCCGTCCGGTCCAGGTGGATTACACCTTCACCCTGAATCTGAAGCTGCCGCGCTGA
- a CDS encoding TonB-dependent receptor, producing MHLNRVLRETGVVLAAGLLYGSAAFAQSSTMIGTIIDAQSRQPVPDVVVTATSPNLQGEQTVVSDAQGNYRIPQLPPGVYTLRFEKEQFKPYARSDVQLRLNRTIRVNVELLPESLGEVVEIVGAPPTIDVGSTTTGVNVDQEFIKRIAVARPGGKSGAARSFESLAELAPGAQNDQYGVSINGATSPENGYVVDGLSTNDPAYGVNASPMSIEFVQDVNIITGGYLPEFGRSTGGVINAVTRSGSNEFHGSVFANWTPGTFEGTRKTIRSEGSVISGLNELKNMGDFGATLGGPILKDKLWFFAGFAPSFTRYQHTRTLNAIRLDASGNTVTDDTGFTVVDPIAGSDRQYYADSRTVQYMGKLTYLVNQDHTVSLALNGTPTTTGGMGKLSINPQSGGLPGAIFSRPGDFAFTETNANATSVALKYGGAFMDKKILVDATAGWFHQTASTLPADGSKLGSSEGLAGYSRFQYISERSLADLEALPAGQEGACAPFETVDEDGNPVSINRCPVIGYTVGGPGYMNDSKLDRYQFNAKATYLLNALGTHVLKAGADAEFLSYDQLKAYGGGVYFREAAPYAGALLNGQPYSGGAVQDYRRYGYQASPDSPITQLTQQSKTTSTTVGGFLQDSWSIANRVTLNLGVRYDVQAMYGGDGELALIMGNQWSPRLGAIVDPFANGRTKFFVNFARYYEQVPLNMLDRAFPGERRYEARRALASETQAGCDPTDRTSQQTECRDPAYVLAQPESVRNPNRLYTGGKVENEPIDPDIKPQSSNELVVGAEYELIANTRVGASYTHRNMSMVIEDMSRDDGASYFLGNPGSGFAKEFPKPERNYDNVTVYLNRTFSDGWLAAANYTWSRLNGNYPGLFRPETAQLDPNILSDFDLVSLLANRTGPLPFDRTHQIKVFGAKEFNFTNELSASLGLSYRGNSGSPINYFGAHALYGADESFVLPRGAGGRTPWLNVIDSNIGVNYRVSKDSVISVTLDVFNLFNFQGVSTVDQTYTLLSVQPIPGGKPSDLPGNVQWQAGEERDEPFGTVDNDVNPNFKNPTSYQPPRQMRLGVRYTF from the coding sequence ATGCACTTGAACCGAGTGCTCCGGGAAACCGGAGTTGTCCTGGCCGCAGGTCTGCTTTATGGATCGGCGGCTTTCGCGCAGTCGAGCACGATGATCGGAACGATCATCGACGCTCAGAGTCGGCAGCCTGTTCCTGACGTGGTGGTAACCGCGACCTCGCCCAACCTTCAGGGTGAGCAGACCGTGGTTTCCGACGCACAGGGCAACTACCGTATTCCCCAGCTTCCGCCTGGTGTTTACACCCTGCGGTTCGAGAAGGAGCAGTTCAAGCCCTACGCCCGGTCGGACGTGCAGCTGCGTCTGAACCGCACCATCCGCGTCAACGTCGAGCTGCTCCCCGAGTCCCTCGGTGAGGTGGTGGAGATCGTCGGCGCGCCGCCGACCATCGACGTGGGCTCCACGACCACGGGCGTCAACGTGGATCAGGAGTTCATCAAGCGCATCGCGGTCGCCCGTCCGGGTGGCAAGAGCGGCGCGGCTCGCTCGTTCGAGTCCCTGGCCGAGCTGGCGCCTGGCGCCCAGAACGACCAGTACGGTGTCTCCATCAACGGCGCGACCTCGCCTGAGAACGGCTACGTGGTGGACGGTCTGTCCACGAACGACCCGGCCTACGGCGTGAACGCGAGCCCGATGAGCATCGAGTTCGTGCAGGACGTGAACATCATCACCGGCGGTTACCTGCCGGAGTTCGGTCGCTCCACGGGCGGTGTCATCAACGCGGTGACGCGGTCGGGCTCCAACGAGTTCCACGGTTCCGTGTTCGCCAACTGGACGCCCGGCACGTTCGAGGGTACCCGCAAGACGATCCGGTCTGAAGGCTCGGTCATCAGCGGCCTCAACGAGCTGAAGAACATGGGCGACTTCGGCGCCACCCTCGGTGGTCCGATCCTCAAGGACAAGCTGTGGTTCTTCGCCGGTTTCGCGCCGTCCTTCACGCGCTACCAGCACACCCGCACGCTCAACGCCATCCGCCTGGACGCCTCTGGCAACACGGTCACGGATGACACGGGCTTCACGGTCGTCGACCCCATCGCGGGCTCGGATCGTCAGTACTACGCTGACTCCCGGACCGTGCAGTACATGGGTAAGTTGACCTACCTCGTCAACCAGGACCACACGGTCTCGCTCGCCCTCAACGGCACGCCGACGACCACGGGTGGCATGGGCAAGCTGTCCATCAACCCGCAGTCCGGTGGTCTGCCGGGCGCGATCTTCTCCCGTCCGGGCGACTTCGCCTTCACGGAGACGAACGCGAACGCCACGTCCGTCGCCCTGAAGTACGGCGGCGCGTTCATGGACAAGAAGATCCTCGTCGATGCGACCGCTGGCTGGTTCCACCAGACGGCGTCCACCCTGCCGGCGGATGGCAGCAAGCTGGGCTCCTCCGAGGGCCTCGCGGGCTACTCCCGCTTCCAGTACATCAGCGAGCGGTCCCTGGCGGACCTCGAGGCCCTGCCCGCCGGGCAGGAGGGCGCCTGCGCCCCGTTCGAGACGGTCGATGAGGACGGCAACCCCGTCTCCATCAACCGCTGCCCCGTCATCGGCTACACGGTCGGTGGCCCGGGCTACATGAACGACTCGAAGCTGGATCGCTACCAGTTCAACGCGAAGGCCACGTACCTGCTCAACGCGCTCGGCACCCACGTGCTGAAGGCCGGCGCGGACGCGGAGTTCCTGTCCTACGACCAGCTCAAGGCGTACGGCGGTGGCGTGTACTTCCGTGAGGCGGCCCCGTACGCGGGCGCGCTGCTCAACGGCCAGCCCTACTCCGGCGGCGCGGTGCAGGACTACCGTCGCTACGGCTACCAGGCCTCGCCCGACAGCCCCATCACCCAGCTGACCCAGCAGTCGAAGACCACCAGCACCACGGTCGGTGGCTTCCTGCAGGACTCCTGGTCCATCGCCAACCGCGTCACGCTGAACCTCGGCGTGCGCTACGACGTGCAGGCGATGTACGGCGGTGACGGCGAGCTGGCGCTCATCATGGGCAACCAGTGGTCGCCCCGCCTCGGCGCCATCGTCGACCCGTTCGCCAACGGCCGCACCAAGTTCTTCGTGAACTTCGCTCGCTACTACGAGCAGGTTCCGCTGAACATGCTCGACCGCGCGTTCCCGGGTGAGCGCCGCTACGAGGCCCGCCGCGCGCTGGCGTCGGAGACCCAGGCCGGCTGCGATCCCACGGATCGCACGAGCCAGCAGACGGAGTGCCGTGACCCGGCCTACGTCCTCGCCCAGCCCGAGAGCGTTCGCAACCCGAACCGCCTCTACACGGGTGGCAAGGTCGAGAACGAGCCGATCGACCCGGACATCAAGCCCCAGTCGTCCAACGAGCTGGTGGTCGGCGCCGAGTACGAGCTCATCGCCAACACCCGCGTGGGCGCCAGCTACACGCACCGCAACATGAGCATGGTCATCGAGGACATGAGCCGCGATGACGGTGCGTCGTACTTCCTCGGCAACCCGGGCAGCGGCTTCGCCAAGGAGTTCCCGAAGCCGGAGCGTAACTACGACAACGTCACGGTCTACCTGAACCGTACGTTCTCGGATGGTTGGCTCGCCGCGGCGAACTACACCTGGTCCCGCCTGAACGGTAACTACCCCGGTCTGTTCCGTCCGGAGACCGCTCAGCTCGACCCGAACATCCTGTCGGACTTCGACCTCGTCAGCCTCCTGGCCAACCGCACGGGTCCGCTGCCGTTCGACCGTACGCACCAGATCAAGGTGTTCGGCGCGAAGGAGTTCAACTTCACGAACGAGCTGTCCGCCAGCCTGGGTCTGTCCTACCGCGGCAACTCCGGCTCGCCGATCAACTACTTCGGCGCGCACGCGCTCTACGGCGCGGACGAGTCCTTCGTCCTCCCCCGTGGCGCGGGTGGTCGTACGCCCTGGCTGAACGTCATTGACTCCAACATCGGCGTCAACTACCGCGTCAGCAAGGACAGCGTCATCTCCGTGACCCTGGACGTGTTCAACCTGTTCAACTTCCAGGGCGTCAGCACGGTCGACCAGACGTACACCCTGCTCTCCGTGCAGCCCATCCCGGGCGGCAAGCCGTCCGACCTCCCTGGCAACGTCCAGTGGCAGGCTGGCGAGGAGCGCGACGAGCCGTTCGGCACGGTCGACAACGACGTCAACCCCAACTTCAAGAACCCGACCAGCTACCAGCCGCCGCGCCAGATGCGCCTTGGTGTCCGGTACACGTTCTAG
- a CDS encoding radical SAM protein, producing MEGRYSLIHHVRSLLDDEEGTLYKEAPFRVALCYPSPYHVGMSSLGFQAIYREVHQHPGATAERVFLPDDVEAFKKTRTPLFTWESQAPVSSFQMLAFSVAYELELTGFFSLLELAGMPVLAEERRDGRHPLVVAGGPLTFSNPDPLEPFVDVLVQGESEELIHVLVEAAASMEREALLDHLARIPGFRVPGRGGARYHVARATDSRLPARSQIITPHTELRSMFLIEPERGCSRGCHYCVMRRTTNGGMRTVPPERVLSLIPEHAKRVGLVGAAVTDHPRIVELLRTLVDSGREVGVSSLRADRLTQELVDQLRRGGATNLTVAADGASQRMRDMVDRKHSEEQIVRAAGYARTAGMKQLKVYNVVGLPFEDETDIDELIRFTAELSRILPVALGVAPFVAKRNTPLDGAPFAGIREVENRLERLRKGLRGRAEVRPTSARWAWVEYMLAQCGPEGGLAAMDAWRAGGGFSAWKKAFEARGCEPYLARRVEDGRRNPTLWPTVPKVAPSPSAA from the coding sequence ATGGAGGGCCGTTACTCACTCATCCACCACGTCCGCTCGCTGTTGGACGACGAAGAGGGCACCCTCTACAAGGAGGCGCCCTTCCGCGTGGCGCTCTGCTACCCGAGCCCCTACCACGTGGGCATGAGCTCGCTGGGCTTCCAGGCCATCTACCGGGAAGTCCACCAGCACCCCGGTGCCACCGCCGAGCGCGTCTTCCTCCCGGATGACGTGGAGGCGTTCAAGAAGACGCGCACGCCGCTGTTCACCTGGGAGTCCCAGGCCCCGGTCTCCAGCTTCCAGATGCTGGCGTTCTCCGTCGCGTACGAGCTGGAGCTGACGGGGTTCTTCTCGCTGCTGGAGCTGGCTGGGATGCCCGTGCTGGCGGAGGAGCGCCGCGATGGCCGTCATCCGCTGGTGGTGGCGGGGGGGCCCCTGACGTTCTCCAACCCGGATCCGCTGGAGCCCTTCGTCGACGTGCTCGTCCAGGGCGAGTCCGAGGAGCTGATCCACGTGCTGGTGGAGGCCGCGGCCTCCATGGAGCGCGAGGCGCTGTTGGATCATCTCGCGCGCATCCCAGGTTTCCGGGTGCCGGGCAGGGGAGGGGCGCGCTACCACGTGGCCCGGGCGACGGACTCGCGGCTGCCCGCCCGCTCGCAGATCATCACGCCGCACACGGAGCTGCGCTCGATGTTCCTCATCGAGCCGGAGCGGGGCTGCTCGCGGGGGTGCCATTACTGCGTCATGCGGCGCACCACCAACGGGGGCATGCGGACGGTGCCGCCCGAGCGGGTGCTGTCGCTCATCCCGGAGCACGCGAAGCGGGTGGGGCTGGTGGGCGCGGCGGTGACGGACCACCCGCGCATCGTCGAGCTGCTGCGCACCCTCGTGGACTCGGGGCGCGAGGTGGGCGTGTCGTCGCTCCGGGCGGACCGGCTGACGCAGGAACTGGTGGATCAACTCCGCCGGGGCGGGGCGACGAACCTGACGGTGGCGGCGGACGGGGCCTCGCAGCGGATGCGAGACATGGTGGACCGCAAGCACTCCGAGGAACAGATTGTGCGCGCGGCCGGGTATGCCCGGACCGCCGGCATGAAGCAGCTCAAGGTGTACAACGTCGTGGGGCTTCCGTTCGAGGACGAGACGGACATCGACGAGTTGATCCGCTTCACGGCGGAGCTGTCGCGCATCCTTCCCGTGGCGCTGGGCGTGGCGCCCTTCGTGGCCAAGCGGAACACGCCGCTGGACGGCGCGCCCTTCGCGGGCATCCGTGAGGTGGAGAACCGGCTGGAGCGGCTGCGCAAGGGCCTGCGGGGGCGCGCGGAGGTGCGTCCCACGTCCGCGCGCTGGGCCTGGGTGGAGTACATGCTGGCCCAGTGTGGTCCCGAGGGTGGCCTGGCGGCGATGGATGCCTGGCGGGCGGGCGGCGGCTTCTCCGCGTGGAAGAAGGCCTTCGAGGCGAGGGGCTGTGAGCCCTATCTCGCGCGTCGGGTGGAGGATGGGCGGCGCAATCCCACCCTCTGGCCCACGGTTCCGAAGGTGGCACCCTCGCCGTCGGCCGCGTGA
- a CDS encoding DUF4920 domain-containing protein produces the protein MNSLRTSLMLLVAVPLVAFAGDKTPAKGKTADKAAAAADCHHPADKAATAPKPEAAKDDSWKLTRGEALKGASEVKLAELLSKPQAHDGKTVRLEGTVRKACEKKGCWMELAPEGQAKGPGVRVTFKDYGFFVPLDSAGSQARVEGVVKVAELSEGHAAHYEAEGAIVPRGADGKPREVQLVATGVELRR, from the coding sequence ATGAACTCGCTCCGCACGTCCCTGATGCTGCTGGTCGCTGTTCCCCTGGTGGCCTTCGCTGGCGACAAGACGCCCGCCAAGGGAAAGACGGCTGACAAGGCCGCGGCCGCCGCCGACTGTCACCACCCGGCCGACAAGGCCGCGACCGCGCCCAAGCCGGAGGCCGCGAAGGACGACAGCTGGAAGCTCACCCGCGGCGAGGCCCTCAAGGGCGCCTCCGAGGTGAAGCTCGCAGAGCTGCTCTCCAAGCCCCAGGCCCACGACGGGAAGACGGTGCGGCTCGAGGGCACGGTGCGCAAGGCGTGTGAGAAGAAGGGCTGCTGGATGGAGCTCGCCCCCGAGGGGCAGGCCAAGGGCCCGGGCGTGCGCGTGACGTTCAAGGACTACGGCTTCTTCGTGCCGCTGGACTCGGCGGGCTCGCAGGCACGCGTGGAGGGCGTGGTGAAGGTGGCCGAGCTGAGCGAGGGCCACGCGGCGCACTACGAGGCCGAGGGCGCCATCGTCCCGCGCGGCGCGGACGGCAAGCCGCGCGAGGTGCAGCTGGTGGCGACGGGCGTCGAGCTGCGCCGGTAG
- a CDS encoding DUF2752 domain-containing protein — translation MKVFLPPRNRRLGTVDYLGLIGLAGLLVARFIPIAKLIPFWGCVLRERTGWPCLGCGLTRVADRVAHFNFVGAWEANPLGTVAAVLFALAAVAMVVHLVFAVPIPEIQLSLREWKAFQVVMPVIVLVNYAYVVVKTRFPHLLL, via the coding sequence ATGAAGGTCTTCCTCCCTCCTCGCAACCGCCGGCTCGGCACGGTGGACTACCTGGGCCTCATCGGTCTGGCGGGGCTGCTCGTCGCCCGCTTCATCCCGATAGCGAAGCTCATCCCGTTCTGGGGCTGCGTGCTGCGCGAGCGGACGGGCTGGCCCTGCCTCGGCTGCGGCCTCACCCGCGTGGCGGACCGCGTGGCCCACTTCAACTTCGTGGGCGCGTGGGAGGCCAACCCCCTGGGCACCGTGGCCGCCGTGCTGTTCGCGCTCGCGGCCGTGGCCATGGTGGTGCACCTGGTGTTCGCGGTCCCCATTCCTGAAATCCAGCTCTCGCTCCGGGAGTGGAAGGCGTTCCAGGTGGTGATGCCCGTCATCGTCCTGGTGAATTACGCCTACGTGGTGGTGAAGACGCGCTTCCCCCACCTGCTGCTATAG
- the plsY gene encoding glycerol-3-phosphate 1-O-acyltransferase PlsY — translation MTLALVLLGYLAGSIPFGVLLTRWFRGVDVRQSGSGNIGATNVTRVAGKKLGAVVLVLDAVKGALPVALALRLVPELPGVHVLVALAAVLGHVFPVWLKLHGGKGVATALGVLVVLVPQAALAAGLVFITIFAVWRVSSLGSLAAGATAVGTSALTARAPEYAGLSAVLFALMLWTHRSNIHRLMRRTERRF, via the coding sequence GTGACTCTCGCGCTCGTCCTGCTGGGCTACCTCGCCGGCTCCATCCCCTTCGGTGTCCTGCTGACGCGGTGGTTTCGCGGCGTGGACGTGCGCCAGAGCGGCAGCGGCAACATCGGCGCCACCAACGTCACCCGCGTCGCGGGCAAGAAGCTGGGCGCGGTGGTGCTGGTGCTCGACGCGGTGAAGGGCGCGCTGCCGGTGGCGCTCGCGCTGCGACTGGTGCCGGAACTGCCCGGGGTGCACGTGCTGGTGGCCCTCGCCGCCGTGCTGGGACATGTCTTCCCGGTGTGGCTGAAGCTGCACGGGGGCAAGGGCGTGGCCACCGCGCTGGGGGTGCTGGTGGTGCTGGTGCCCCAGGCGGCGCTGGCTGCGGGGCTCGTCTTCATCACCATCTTCGCGGTGTGGCGCGTCAGCTCGCTGGGCTCGCTCGCGGCGGGGGCGACGGCGGTGGGCACGTCCGCCCTCACCGCCCGCGCGCCCGAGTACGCCGGCCTCTCAGCGGTCCTCTTCGCCCTCATGCTGTGGACGCACCGCAGCAACATCCACCGGCTCATGCGACGCACGGAGCGGCGCTTCTGA
- a CDS encoding THUMP domain-containing class I SAM-dependent RNA methyltransferase: MAERIALFATTTRGTEDLLADELKELGARRIRQDRGGVRFMASLDEALKVCLWSRISMRVLYPLGTFEARGAQGLYDAARGVPWEEHLRPTTTFAVDATLKDSEHSHSGFVALKVKDAIVDRMRDVVGTRPDVDTKNPDVSVVAHLSRDTLSLSLDLCGEPLHRRGYRVRPTVAPLKETLAAAILRAARYTGDEALVDPMCGSGTLLIEAGMMARRRAPGLNRDFAVERWPELGTRAKELLADMRADARRDERKVEVPLWGFDKDPEALDAAQRNVRAARLSEEITLVEGDATKLPPLPASSGLILTNPPYGDRIGTGGQKGMKSFYYKLGESLRVPGWRVWVLSGNPAFESAFHARPSARRDLMNGPIDCTLLGYRPSGGGGEDSEAPLRASHEPVDVAAVRPQHEGEEDR, translated from the coding sequence ATGGCTGAACGCATCGCCCTATTCGCCACCACGACCCGAGGCACCGAGGACCTGCTCGCCGACGAGCTCAAGGAGCTCGGCGCGCGCCGCATCCGCCAGGACCGTGGCGGTGTGCGCTTCATGGCCTCGCTCGACGAGGCGCTGAAGGTCTGTCTCTGGTCCCGCATCTCCATGCGCGTACTCTACCCGCTGGGCACCTTCGAGGCCCGCGGCGCGCAGGGCCTGTACGACGCCGCCCGCGGCGTCCCGTGGGAGGAGCACCTGAGGCCCACCACGACGTTCGCCGTGGACGCGACGCTGAAGGACAGCGAGCACAGCCACTCGGGCTTCGTCGCCCTGAAGGTGAAGGACGCCATCGTCGACCGCATGCGTGACGTGGTGGGCACGCGGCCGGACGTGGACACGAAGAACCCGGACGTGAGCGTGGTGGCGCACCTGTCGCGGGACACGCTGTCGCTCTCGTTGGACCTGTGCGGCGAGCCGCTGCACCGCCGGGGCTACCGCGTGCGCCCCACCGTGGCGCCCCTCAAGGAGACGCTGGCCGCCGCCATCCTGCGCGCCGCGCGCTACACGGGCGACGAGGCGCTGGTGGACCCGATGTGCGGCTCGGGCACGCTGCTGATTGAAGCGGGCATGATGGCCCGTCGGCGCGCGCCCGGCCTCAACCGCGACTTCGCCGTGGAGCGCTGGCCGGAGCTGGGGACGCGGGCGAAGGAGCTGCTCGCGGACATGCGCGCGGATGCTCGGCGCGACGAGCGCAAGGTGGAGGTCCCGCTCTGGGGCTTCGACAAGGACCCGGAGGCCCTCGATGCCGCCCAGCGCAACGTGCGCGCGGCCCGGCTGTCCGAGGAGATCACCCTGGTCGAGGGCGACGCGACGAAGCTGCCGCCGCTCCCTGCGTCCAGTGGCCTCATCCTCACCAATCCGCCCTATGGAGACCGCATCGGCACGGGCGGACAGAAGGGCATGAAGAGCTTCTATTACAAGCTGGGCGAGTCCTTGCGCGTGCCCGGCTGGCGCGTCTGGGTGCTCAGCGGCAACCCCGCCTTCGAGAGCGCCTTCCACGCGCGTCCGTCGGCGCGGCGCGACCTGATGAACGGCCCCATCGACTGCACGCTGCTCGGCTACCGGCCCTCGGGCGGTGGCGGAGAGGACTCAGAAGCGCCGCTCCGTGCGTCGCATGAGCCGGTGGATGTTGCTGCGGTGCGTCCACAGCATGAGGGCGAAGAGGACCGCTGA
- a CDS encoding antibiotic biosynthesis monooxygenase family protein, which produces MIVAISRFRAAPEDAERLVARFQERARRVDAHEGFLGLEVLRSFERSPELLLVTRWRDKEAMRSYFQSEDFRKAKEASAEQEGATFAIYEVVGT; this is translated from the coding sequence ATGATTGTCGCCATCTCCCGCTTCCGCGCCGCGCCCGAGGACGCCGAGCGCCTGGTCGCCCGCTTCCAGGAGCGCGCGCGCAGGGTGGACGCGCACGAGGGGTTCCTGGGGCTGGAAGTGCTGCGCTCGTTCGAGCGCTCGCCGGAGCTGCTGCTGGTGACGCGCTGGCGGGACAAGGAGGCGATGCGGAGCTATTTCCAGTCGGAGGACTTCCGGAAGGCGAAGGAGGCCAGCGCCGAGCAGGAGGGGGCCACCTTCGCCATCTACGAGGTGGTGGGCACGTGA